From Mercenaria mercenaria strain notata chromosome 17, MADL_Memer_1, whole genome shotgun sequence, the proteins below share one genomic window:
- the LOC128550036 gene encoding uncharacterized protein LOC128550036, with product MLHRESIDICGISEHWLKESDLHFLNSIDANYDSHGSFDRDLTILGRRKVGKCGVCLLWKKQYSEIISRLTLDNEDRIIGIQVKTNPNNFLFVFQVYPPCSNHSIDLYRDYIDKIEDLLSMYAEKGTVILVGDFNSDISESSSRSKYLCSLLQRLNLSSVNSQSICKGAKYTNVNYNGASESLIDHVLLPVEKVDLVTRCEILEDNALNVSSHRAIVCSLHVQMCYLQTPPCPVHVINWKKVSETQKEGYINRLKENETLLTLLDSEIKSKNDTDLFYKSVVETFNDINKVCFPKIKFKHFLKPYWDNDLKEANKLCKLKRWSWILAGGYRYGNEFTEYKAAKKHFRYLHRMKVSNFIAKTHEEIDKSAEVDSAYFWRLINNRKKLSNTASGSELIFDNCVYRDPKDINKQWASYYKNLYSPSESHTFVQQYRDSIEADLDVINDTVVRQDVDMSTLIPIT from the coding sequence ATGCTGCACAGAGAATCCATAGATATATGTGGTATCTCAGAACATTGGCTAAAGGAAAGCGACCTacattttttaaacagtattgATGCCAATTATGACTCTCATGGGTCATTTGATCGTGATCTGACTATTTTAGGCCGCAGGAAAGTAGGTAAATGCGGTGTTTGCTTACTGTGGAAAAAGCAGTACAGTGAAATTATATCACGCTTAACGTTAGATAATGAAGATCGAATTATTGGCATACAGGTAAAAACTAACCCgaataattttttgtttgtgtttcaaGTTTACCCCCCTTGTTCTAACCATAGTATTGACCTGTATAGGGATTATATTGACAAAATTGAGGATCTTTTGTCAATGTATGCGGAAAAAGGTACCGTTATATTAGTGGGCGATTTTAACTCTGATATTTCAGAAAGTTCTAGTCGTTCTAAATATCTTTGTTCTCTACTGCAGAGGTTAAATCTTAGTTCTGTTAATTCACAGAGTATTTGTAAAGGCGCAAAGTACACAAATGTTAATTATAATGGTGCCTCAGAATCCCTTATTGATCATGTACTTTTGCCTGTAGAAAAAGTAGATCTCGTTACCCGATGTGAAATCCTTGAGGATAATGCTTTGAATGTTTCCAGCCACAGAGCTATTGTATGTAGTTTACATGTGCAAATGTGTTATTTACAGACACCGCCATGTCCTGTCCATGTAATAAACTGGAAAAAGGTCAGTGAAACCCAAAAAGAGGGTTATATAAATCggttaaaagaaaatgaaactctCCTTACGTTGTTAGACTCTGAAATAAAGTCGAAAAACGATACTGACTTATTTTACAAAAGTGTTGTTGAAACTTTTAACGATATCAATAAAGTTTGCTTtccaaaaattaaattcaaacactTTTTGAAGCCTTATTGGGACAATGACCTTAAGGAAGCTAACAAGCTCTGTAAACTAAAACGGTGGTCTTGGATTCTAGCTGGGGGTTATAGATACGGTAATGAGTTCACAGAGTATAAAGCTGCTAAAAAACATTTTCGATATTTGCATAGAATGAAAGTTagcaattttattgcaaaaactCATGAAGAGATTGATAAATCTGCTGAAGTTGATAGTGCTTACTTTTGGAGATTAATAAATAATAGGAAAAAACTGTCAAACACAGCTTCCGGTAGCGAATTAATCTTTGACAATTGTGTTTATAGGGACCCGAAAGATATAAATAAACAGTGGGCTAGTTATTATAAGAATTTATACTCACCATCCGAATCCCATACATTTGTTCAGCAATATCGAGATTCTATAGAGGCTGATCTTGATGTGATTAATGACACGGTTGTTCGGCAGGATGTTGACATGTCAACATTAATACCCATAacgtag